A region from the Sulfitobacter sp. D7 genome encodes:
- a CDS encoding cold-shock protein → MPTGTVKWFNTTKGYGFIAPESGGNDVFVHISAVERSGLTGLADDQKVSYELTEGRDGRQMATDLALL, encoded by the coding sequence ATGCCAACTGGCACCGTGAAATGGTTTAACACCACCAAAGGCTACGGGTTCATCGCCCCCGAGAGCGGCGGTAACGATGTATTTGTTCATATTTCAGCGGTCGAACGCTCTGGCCTGACCGGCTTGGCGGATGATCAAAAGGTCAGCTACGAGCTGACCGAAGGCCGCGACGGTCGGCAGATGGCCACCGATCTCGCCCTGCTCTAG
- a CDS encoding cytochrome P450 has product MFDLSAPPEGFVENPFPHYDRLLRETPVLRQPDGSVLICRHADLNAIYRDTTLYISDKKLAFAPKFGPGSPLFEHHTTSLVFNDPPLHTRVRRIMTSALTPKALARMEPGLIDTVDRLLEGLGPTPDLIEDYASCIPVQIIGNLLDVPMEERGPLRDWSLAILGALEPTLSEAELEAGHTAVRAFKAYLQDLIARRRADPGDPETDVLTRLIAGDDGGQLTEIELIQNCIFILNAGHETTTNLIGSALALLHDHPDQKARLLAEPALIGPCIEEVLRFRSPNQFGNRETTAPVTIGGVEIAAGTNLHLCIGAANRDPEVFEDPTKFDIGRKPNRHLAFAGGPHVCVGLTLARMEGKIALQRFLNRYPDYEISAARQGGGRIRFHGYATLPARLS; this is encoded by the coding sequence ATGTTTGATCTGTCCGCACCGCCTGAGGGGTTTGTCGAAAACCCATTCCCCCATTACGACCGCCTGCTGCGCGAGACCCCGGTGCTGCGCCAGCCCGATGGCTCTGTGCTGATCTGCCGCCACGCGGACCTGAACGCGATTTACCGCGACACCACGCTTTATATCTCGGACAAAAAGCTGGCCTTCGCGCCGAAATTCGGCCCTGGCAGCCCTCTGTTTGAGCATCACACCACAAGCCTCGTGTTCAATGACCCACCGTTGCACACCCGCGTGCGGCGGATCATGACATCGGCCCTGACGCCCAAGGCGCTGGCACGGATGGAGCCGGGGCTGATCGACACGGTTGACCGTCTGCTGGAAGGGCTGGGCCCCACGCCGGACCTGATTGAGGACTATGCCAGTTGCATTCCGGTGCAGATCATCGGCAACCTGCTGGACGTGCCGATGGAAGAACGCGGCCCCCTTCGGGACTGGTCGCTGGCAATTCTCGGCGCGCTGGAGCCTACCTTGAGCGAAGCGGAGTTGGAGGCGGGCCATACTGCGGTGCGCGCGTTCAAAGCCTATCTGCAAGACCTCATCGCCCGGCGCCGGGCTGATCCGGGGGATCCTGAAACCGACGTGCTGACGCGGCTCATTGCCGGAGATGACGGCGGCCAGTTGACCGAGATCGAGTTGATTCAAAACTGCATTTTTATTCTCAACGCTGGCCATGAGACGACCACCAACCTGATCGGCAGTGCCCTCGCGCTGCTCCATGACCACCCGGATCAAAAGGCGCGATTGCTGGCGGAACCCGCGTTGATCGGCCCCTGTATCGAAGAGGTGCTGCGCTTCCGCTCGCCCAACCAGTTCGGCAACCGCGAGACCACGGCCCCCGTCACGATCGGCGGGGTGGAGATTGCCGCAGGGACCAACCTGCATCTTTGCATCGGAGCGGCCAACCGCGACCCGGAAGTCTTTGAGGATCCGACGAAATTCGATATCGGGCGCAAACCCAATCGGCATCTGGCCTTTGCCGGCGGTCCGCATGTCTGCGTAGGGCTGACCTTGGCACGGATGGAGGGGAAAATCGCCCTCCAACGCTTTCTGAACCGTTACCCGGACTATGAAATCAGCGCGGCGCGTCAGGGCGGCGGGCGCATCCGTTTTCACGGCTATGCGACGCTTCCGGCGCGGTTGAGTTAA
- a CDS encoding dihydrofolate reductase, translating to MLSLIVARARNGAIGKDGDIPWSLPEDLKFFRRETTGGAIIMGRRTWESLPFKPLKNRLNCVVSSTDIEGVHAARDPQTALGHCAAEGYRRVYGIGGEGIYRALLPLADRLLVTEVDVEIDAADAFFPEFDPEEWIELGNLCLRATGPRAIAREWLRRR from the coding sequence ATGCTGAGCCTGATCGTCGCCCGCGCCCGCAATGGTGCCATTGGCAAAGACGGGGATATCCCTTGGTCGCTGCCCGAAGACCTGAAATTCTTTCGGCGCGAAACCACCGGCGGTGCCATCATCATGGGGCGCCGCACATGGGAAAGCCTGCCGTTCAAGCCTTTGAAGAACCGTCTGAATTGCGTGGTCTCCAGTACTGATATTGAGGGCGTCCATGCGGCGCGCGACCCGCAGACGGCCTTGGGCCATTGCGCGGCTGAGGGGTATCGCCGGGTCTACGGCATCGGTGGCGAAGGCATCTACCGCGCGCTTTTGCCCTTGGCGGATCGGCTCTTGGTGACCGAAGTCGACGTGGAAATCGACGCGGCAGACGCATTTTTCCCCGAGTTTGACCCCGAAGAATGGATTGAGCTTGGCAATCTTTGCCTGCGCGCGACGGGCCCCCGCGCCATCGCACGTGAATGGCTGCGCCGCCGCTGA
- a CDS encoding thymidylate synthase, protein MKQYHDALREVLEQGVTSTDRTGTGTISHFGMQQRYRMADGFPLVTTKKLHLKSILHELLWFLSGDTNIGYLKENGVRIWDEWADENGDLGPVYGHQWRRFPMVGEPMPQPDGTVLHQAGQVDQIAKLVEAIRKTPDSRRLIVSAWNPGEVDQMALPPCHTLWQVRIAGGKLHLQLYQRSADMFLGVPFNIASYALLLEMLAHVTGYAPGDFVHSMGDAHIYSNHLEQVQTQLARTPKPLPKLRINREVSSIFDFRYEDFTFEGYDPDPAIKAPVAV, encoded by the coding sequence GTGAAACAGTACCATGATGCGCTGCGCGAAGTGCTGGAGCAGGGGGTGACCTCGACCGACCGCACGGGAACGGGGACGATCTCTCATTTCGGGATGCAACAGCGCTACCGGATGGCCGATGGCTTCCCGCTGGTGACGACGAAGAAGCTGCATCTGAAATCCATCCTGCATGAGCTTTTGTGGTTCCTCTCGGGCGACACGAACATCGGCTACCTCAAGGAAAATGGCGTCCGCATCTGGGACGAATGGGCCGATGAGAACGGTGACCTCGGCCCGGTTTATGGCCATCAATGGCGGCGTTTTCCGATGGTGGGTGAGCCGATGCCGCAGCCCGATGGGACGGTGCTGCATCAGGCCGGTCAAGTCGATCAAATCGCCAAGCTGGTCGAGGCGATCCGCAAGACCCCCGACAGCCGCCGGCTGATCGTTTCGGCGTGGAACCCCGGCGAGGTAGATCAGATGGCGCTGCCGCCCTGCCATACGCTATGGCAGGTACGCATCGCGGGCGGCAAGCTGCATTTGCAGCTTTATCAGCGCTCGGCGGATATGTTCCTTGGCGTGCCGTTCAACATCGCCTCCTACGCGCTGCTGCTGGAAATGTTGGCCCATGTCACTGGCTACGCACCGGGCGATTTCGTGCATTCGATGGGCGACGCGCATATCTATTCCAACCATCTGGAACAGGTGCAGACCCAACTTGCGCGCACCCCCAAGCCGCTGCCAAAGCTGCGGATCAACCGCGAGGTGAGCTCGATCTTTGATTTCCGCTATGAGGATTTCACCTTCGAAGGCTATGACCCCGACCCAGCTATCAAAGCGCCGGTGGCCGTCTGA
- a CDS encoding VOC family protein, which translates to MPIKYLHTMVRVKDLDASIAFYKLLGLVERRRIDNDGGRFTLVFLCPPGMDDGHADVELTYNWDGDDALPSDSRHFGHLAYTVENIYETCQHLQDNGVTINRPPRDGRMAFVRSPDNISVELLQEGDALPAQEPWASMENTGHW; encoded by the coding sequence ATGCCCATCAAATACTTGCATACAATGGTGCGCGTGAAGGATCTGGACGCCTCTATCGCATTTTACAAACTTCTGGGCCTTGTGGAACGGCGCCGGATCGACAACGATGGGGGCCGGTTCACGCTGGTTTTCCTCTGCCCGCCGGGCATGGACGATGGCCATGCGGATGTGGAGCTGACCTATAACTGGGACGGCGATGACGCGCTGCCCAGTGACAGCCGCCATTTTGGTCACCTCGCCTATACGGTCGAGAATATCTATGAGACCTGCCAGCACCTGCAAGACAACGGCGTGACCATCAACCGCCCGCCGCGGGACGGGCGGATGGCCTTTGTCCGCTCGCCGGACAATATCTCGGTCGAATTGCTACAAGAGGGTGACGCCCTGCCCGCGCAGGAACCTTGGGCCAGCATGGAAAACACCGGTCATTGGTAA